In the genome of Rhodoplanes sp. Z2-YC6860, one region contains:
- the gltX gene encoding glutamate--tRNA ligase: MTEPVVTRFAPSPTGFLHIGGGRTALFNWLYARRYGGKMLLRIEDTDRERSTKEAIDAIFDGLKWLGLDWDGEAIFQFSRVERHREVVEQMLAAGTAYRCYATPDELTVMREKARAEGKTRLYDGRWRDRDPAEAPAGAKPAIRLKAPLTGETVVEDQVQGRVTWQNENLDDFVLLRSDGTPTYMLAVVVDDHDMGVTHIIRGDDHLNNGARQTQIYQALGWKVPVMAHIPLIHGPDGSKLSKRHGALGVDAYRAMGYLPAAMRNYLVRLGWSHGDQEIFSTQEMIAAFDLPQIGRSPARFDFAKLESLNGHYMRSTSPGELLTALDSALPYLPNGPAAAPKLTPAVREQLLTAMPELKERAKTLVDLLEAASFIWADRPLALDDKAKALLTPEALALLRDLIGVLETVGTWTAEATEQAVRSYAERIGAKLGAVAQPLRAALTGRATSPGIFNVLAVLGRQESLARLKDQAVPA, translated from the coding sequence ATGACTGAACCCGTCGTCACCCGATTCGCACCTTCGCCCACCGGCTTCCTACACATCGGTGGAGGGCGCACCGCGCTATTCAACTGGCTGTACGCACGCCGCTACGGCGGCAAGATGCTGCTGCGGATCGAGGACACCGACCGCGAGCGCTCCACCAAGGAGGCGATCGACGCTATTTTCGACGGCCTCAAATGGCTGGGCCTCGATTGGGACGGCGAAGCGATCTTCCAGTTTTCCCGCGTCGAACGGCACCGCGAGGTGGTCGAGCAGATGCTCGCTGCGGGTACGGCCTATCGCTGCTACGCCACGCCCGACGAATTGACGGTCATGCGCGAGAAGGCACGCGCCGAGGGCAAGACGCGGCTCTACGACGGCCGCTGGCGCGACCGCGATCCGGCCGAGGCGCCAGCCGGCGCGAAGCCCGCGATCCGGTTGAAAGCGCCGCTCACCGGCGAGACCGTGGTCGAGGATCAGGTCCAAGGCCGGGTCACCTGGCAGAACGAGAACCTCGACGACTTCGTGCTGCTGCGCTCGGACGGCACGCCGACCTACATGCTGGCCGTTGTGGTCGACGACCACGACATGGGCGTCACGCACATTATCCGCGGCGACGACCATCTCAACAACGGCGCGCGGCAGACCCAGATCTACCAGGCGCTCGGCTGGAAGGTGCCGGTGATGGCGCATATCCCGCTGATCCACGGACCAGACGGCTCCAAGCTCTCCAAGCGTCACGGCGCGCTCGGCGTCGACGCCTACCGAGCCATGGGCTACCTCCCGGCGGCAATGCGCAACTACCTGGTGCGGCTCGGCTGGAGCCACGGCGACCAGGAGATATTTTCGACGCAGGAGATGATTGCGGCTTTCGACCTGCCGCAGATCGGCCGCTCGCCGGCGCGTTTCGATTTCGCCAAGCTGGAAAGCCTCAACGGCCACTACATGCGCTCGACGTCGCCCGGCGAATTGCTGACGGCGCTCGATAGTGCGCTGCCCTATCTGCCGAATGGGCCGGCCGCGGCGCCGAAGCTCACCCCCGCGGTGCGCGAACAGCTCCTGACGGCAATGCCGGAACTGAAGGAACGCGCCAAGACTCTCGTCGATCTTCTGGAGGCGGCGAGCTTCATCTGGGCCGACCGGCCGCTTGCGCTTGACGACAAGGCTAAGGCGCTCCTGACGCCCGAGGCGTTGGCGCTGCTGCGCGACCTCATCGGCGTGCTGGAAACGGTCGGCACTTGGACCGCCGAAGCCACCGAACAGGCGGTGCGCAGCTACGCCGAGCGGATCGGCGCCAAGCTCGGGGCAGTCGCGCAGCCGCTGCGGGCCGCCTTGACCGGCCGGGCAACCTCCCCAGGTATATTCAACGTCCTGGCAGTGCTGGGACGGCAAGAAAGCTTGGCCCGACTCAAGGACCAGGCCGTGCCCGCCTGA
- the lpxB gene encoding lipid-A-disaccharide synthase — translation MSAADSQTKFGTATGNESSPERRDELEIFLIAVEESGDRLGGALMRALKQRASVPLRFTGVGGREMTAAGLASLLPIEDFSIIGFAAIPRRLPRILTHMYKTVRAVLARRPHALVIIDSPGYTLRVAQWVHRLDPSIPIVDYVSPSVWAWRSGRARSMSRYIDHVLALLPFEPGVHRELGGPPCSYVGHPLIEEVAKLRPNGVEVMRRRAEPPIIIAMPGSRSGEIEKLAGVFGETLGLVQQRVGPIDVVVPTVPHLQAKVTLAAQSWPVRPRIVVEQAEKQEAMRMARAALAKSGTTTLELAIAGIPMVAAYKASQLEAAVIRRLVQVPSYILANLVIGQNIVPELMQEDCTPEKLADALVPLIGDTSVRRRQIEAFSWLDSIMEIGSRAPAARAADIVLGSVRRTEKPLR, via the coding sequence ATGAGCGCCGCCGACAGTCAGACCAAATTCGGCACGGCAACCGGAAACGAAAGTTCGCCGGAGCGCCGCGATGAGCTCGAAATATTCCTGATCGCGGTGGAGGAGTCCGGCGACCGCTTGGGTGGCGCGCTGATGCGCGCGCTCAAGCAGCGCGCCAGCGTGCCGCTGCGCTTCACCGGCGTCGGCGGTCGGGAGATGACGGCGGCCGGCCTTGCGAGCCTGCTGCCCATCGAGGATTTTTCCATCATTGGCTTTGCCGCCATCCCGCGTCGGCTGCCGCGCATCCTCACGCACATGTACAAGACGGTCCGTGCCGTGCTGGCGCGACGGCCGCACGCTCTCGTGATCATCGACAGCCCGGGCTACACGCTCCGCGTGGCCCAGTGGGTGCATCGTTTGGACCCCTCGATCCCGATCGTGGACTATGTCTCGCCGTCGGTCTGGGCCTGGCGGTCCGGGCGGGCGCGATCCATGAGCCGTTACATCGATCACGTGCTGGCACTCCTGCCGTTCGAGCCGGGCGTGCACCGGGAGCTCGGCGGCCCGCCCTGCAGCTATGTCGGCCACCCGTTGATTGAGGAGGTCGCGAAGCTCCGCCCGAACGGCGTCGAGGTGATGCGGCGACGCGCCGAGCCGCCGATCATCATTGCCATGCCGGGCAGCCGCAGTGGCGAGATCGAAAAGCTCGCCGGCGTCTTCGGCGAGACGCTGGGCTTGGTGCAGCAACGCGTCGGACCGATCGACGTGGTGGTGCCGACCGTGCCGCATCTGCAGGCCAAGGTGACACTGGCAGCTCAGTCATGGCCGGTCCGGCCGCGCATCGTCGTCGAGCAGGCCGAGAAGCAGGAGGCGATGCGCATGGCACGCGCGGCGCTCGCCAAATCCGGCACCACAACGCTGGAGCTCGCGATCGCGGGCATTCCCATGGTCGCGGCCTACAAGGCGTCGCAGCTCGAGGCGGCCGTGATCCGGCGGCTGGTGCAGGTGCCATCCTACATCCTGGCCAATCTGGTCATCGGCCAGAACATCGTGCCGGAACTGATGCAAGAGGATTGCACGCCCGAAAAGCTTGCCGATGCGCTGGTGCCCCTGATCGGCGACACGTCGGTGCGGCGGCGCCAGATCGAGGCCTTTTCCTGGCTCGACTCCATCATGGAGATCGGCTCGCGGGCGCCGGCCGCGCGTGCCGCGGATATCGTGCTGGGCTCTGTCAGGCGCACCGAAAAACCCTTGCGATAA
- a CDS encoding Bug family tripartite tricarboxylate transporter substrate binding protein, with translation MAGFRLGWRIAIALAATALSVTMAQAQSWPSRPVKVIMATAAGSAPDVIARIVTDRLSQLWGQQVLILNRPGAGGLIALQALAAAERDGHTLYMPTSSSLVVLPVTNSNLPLNIERDLAPIALVGEQPFAIIASNSLGISTLPELVALAKKKPGELTYAANFRGSLPNMTGESFSERAGISLTFVPYPGASQGLQDVLGGRVSVIIDGLAAFMSPIASNAVKPLAITSPKRLPNYPDLPAVNETVAGFDSRGWISLLSFAGTPDDVVRKVNADLRTVLDVPEVRQRFETLATYVRHMTPAETGKFIRDEQEAWRPVVKKVGVISP, from the coding sequence ATGGCCGGATTTCGGCTCGGGTGGAGAATTGCAATCGCACTGGCGGCCACGGCGCTGTCCGTCACGATGGCGCAGGCGCAGAGCTGGCCGTCGCGCCCGGTCAAGGTCATCATGGCGACGGCCGCGGGCAGTGCGCCCGACGTGATCGCGCGCATCGTCACCGACCGGCTGTCGCAGCTCTGGGGCCAGCAGGTGCTGATCCTCAACCGTCCCGGCGCCGGCGGGCTCATCGCGCTCCAGGCGCTGGCCGCAGCCGAGCGCGACGGCCATACGCTCTACATGCCGACCTCGTCGTCGCTGGTGGTGCTGCCGGTGACGAACTCCAATCTACCGCTGAACATCGAGCGCGACCTGGCGCCGATCGCCCTCGTCGGCGAACAGCCGTTCGCGATCATCGCGAGCAATTCGCTTGGCATCAGCACATTGCCGGAGCTGGTCGCGCTCGCCAAAAAGAAGCCTGGAGAATTGACCTACGCGGCGAATTTCCGCGGCTCGCTGCCGAACATGACCGGCGAGTCGTTTTCCGAGCGCGCCGGCATCAGCCTGACGTTCGTGCCATACCCCGGCGCATCGCAGGGGCTGCAAGACGTCCTCGGCGGCCGCGTGTCCGTCATCATCGACGGGCTCGCGGCATTCATGAGCCCGATCGCCTCCAATGCCGTCAAGCCGCTCGCCATCACCTCGCCCAAGCGGCTGCCGAACTATCCCGATCTTCCCGCGGTGAACGAAACCGTCGCGGGCTTCGACTCCCGGGGCTGGATTTCGCTCCTGAGCTTTGCCGGCACGCCGGATGACGTGGTGCGCAAGGTCAATGCCGACCTGCGCACGGTGCTCGACGTTCCCGAGGTGCGTCAGAGATTCGAGACGCTCGCCACGTACGTGCGCCACATGACGCCCGCCGAGACGGGCAAATTCATCCGGGACGAGCAGGAGGCCTGGCGGCCGGTGGTCAAGAAGGTCGGCGTGATCTCGCCGTAA
- a CDS encoding glutamine--tRNA ligase/YqeY domain fusion protein, with amino-acid sequence MTNATAAIAEGGRDFIRDIVQSDLDSKKHATVVTRFPPEPNGYLHIGHAKSICLNFGIAEEFGGRCHLRFDDTNPAKEEQEYIDAIERDVRWLGFDWGKHLYHASDYFDRLYEWAELLIKAGKAYVDDQTPEEMRINRGTLTEPGKNSPFRDRSLDENLDLFRRMKAGEFGNGARVLRAKIDMTSGNINLRDPTLYRIVKAPHPRTGTKWSIYPSYDFAHGQSDAIEGITHSICTLEFEDHRPLYDWFLDNLPVPSKPHQYEMARLNLTYTVLSKRVLTTLVRDGHVKGWDDPRMPTLAGLRRRGVPPGALRDFIKRIGVAKANSIVDAGMLDFSIREALNKTALRRMAVLRPLKIVIENYPEGQSEELEAVNHPDDPAAGSRKIKFGRELYIEQDDFMENPPKKFFRLSPGAEVRFRYAYFITCREAVKNDKGEVVELRCTYDPATRGGNAPDGRKVKATIHWVSAADSKPAEVRIYNPLFSKPDPTGGEGFTKDLSPNSLEVLADARVERVLAEPSNTAEPVQFERQGYFVRDPDSTPDRPVFNRTVGLRDTFAKEVGKG; translated from the coding sequence ATGACGAATGCGACAGCGGCTATAGCAGAAGGCGGGCGCGACTTCATCCGCGACATCGTCCAGTCCGACCTTGATTCCAAGAAGCACGCCACGGTGGTGACCCGGTTCCCGCCGGAGCCGAATGGTTACCTGCACATCGGTCACGCCAAGTCGATTTGTCTCAACTTCGGCATCGCCGAGGAGTTCGGCGGCCGCTGCCATCTGCGGTTCGACGACACCAATCCCGCCAAGGAGGAGCAGGAATACATCGACGCCATCGAGCGCGACGTGCGCTGGCTTGGCTTCGATTGGGGCAAGCACCTCTATCACGCCTCCGACTATTTCGACCGGCTCTACGAGTGGGCCGAACTGCTGATCAAGGCCGGCAAAGCTTACGTCGACGATCAGACTCCGGAGGAGATGCGGATCAACCGCGGCACGCTGACCGAACCTGGCAAGAACAGCCCGTTCCGCGACCGCAGCCTCGACGAGAACCTCGACCTGTTCCGCCGCATGAAGGCCGGGGAGTTTGGCAACGGCGCCCGCGTGCTGCGCGCCAAGATCGACATGACGTCGGGCAACATCAACCTGCGCGATCCGACGCTCTACCGGATCGTGAAGGCGCCGCACCCGCGCACCGGCACCAAGTGGTCGATCTATCCGAGCTACGATTTCGCCCACGGTCAGTCGGACGCGATCGAGGGCATCACGCACTCGATCTGCACATTGGAGTTCGAAGATCACAGGCCGCTTTACGACTGGTTCCTGGACAACCTGCCGGTGCCTTCGAAGCCGCACCAGTACGAGATGGCCCGCCTGAACCTGACCTACACGGTGCTGTCGAAGCGCGTGCTGACGACGCTGGTCCGTGACGGCCACGTCAAAGGCTGGGACGATCCGCGGATGCCGACGCTTGCCGGCCTGCGCCGCCGCGGCGTGCCGCCGGGCGCGCTGCGCGATTTCATCAAGCGGATCGGCGTCGCCAAAGCCAACAGTATCGTCGACGCCGGCATGCTCGATTTCTCGATCCGCGAGGCGCTGAACAAAACCGCGCTGCGCCGGATGGCGGTGCTGCGCCCGCTCAAAATCGTGATCGAGAACTATCCGGAAGGGCAGAGCGAGGAGCTCGAAGCCGTCAACCATCCCGACGATCCGGCTGCGGGCTCGCGCAAGATCAAGTTCGGCCGTGAGCTCTATATCGAGCAGGACGACTTCATGGAGAACCCGCCAAAGAAGTTCTTCCGGCTGTCTCCGGGCGCTGAAGTTCGCTTCCGCTACGCCTATTTCATCACTTGCCGCGAGGCGGTGAAGAACGACAAGGGCGAGGTCGTCGAGCTGCGCTGCACCTACGATCCGGCGACGCGCGGCGGCAACGCGCCGGACGGCCGCAAGGTCAAGGCGACCATCCACTGGGTCTCGGCCGCGGATTCCAAGCCCGCCGAGGTGCGGATCTACAACCCGCTGTTCAGCAAGCCCGATCCGACCGGCGGAGAGGGCTTCACCAAGGACCTCAGCCCTAACTCTCTGGAGGTTTTGGCCGACGCCCGCGTGGAACGGGTGCTGGCAGAGCCTTCCAACACCGCCGAACCGGTGCAATTCGAGCGGCAGGGCTATTTCGTCCGCGACCCGGACTCGACGCCCGACCGTCCGGTGTTCAACCGCACCGTCGGATTGCGTGATACCTTCGCCAAGGAGGTCGGCAAAGGCTGA
- a CDS encoding LpxI family protein → MSEQAPNTTSALAIICGAGTLPFALADAASKRGRRVVLFALRGWADPQRVAAYPHHWTWMGQLDRFMQIAAEEGCRDVAFIGSVTRPSLWTIRPDLRVLRLMPQLIRIFRGGDDHLQSGIGRLFEQHGFRLVGPKEIAPELIMPLGPLGSCLPSEQDRADIALGLALLNATSPFDIGQAVVVANNHVLAVEGPEGTDRTLARVAELRRNGRFRSSSGAGVLIKAAKVGQDQRIDLPTIGPRTIEGAAAAGLAGVAVVAGSTIVAEPELIAATADRAKLFVTGVEASGVSVP, encoded by the coding sequence ATGAGCGAGCAAGCGCCGAACACCACATCAGCTCTTGCCATCATCTGTGGCGCGGGGACCCTGCCGTTCGCGCTGGCCGACGCTGCGTCAAAGCGCGGCCGCCGCGTGGTGCTGTTCGCGCTGCGTGGTTGGGCCGACCCGCAGCGCGTTGCGGCCTATCCGCATCACTGGACCTGGATGGGGCAGCTCGACCGCTTCATGCAGATCGCGGCCGAAGAAGGCTGCCGGGACGTGGCCTTCATCGGCTCGGTGACGCGGCCGTCGCTTTGGACCATTCGTCCGGACCTGCGGGTGCTGCGGCTGATGCCGCAACTCATCCGGATCTTTCGCGGCGGCGACGACCACCTGCAATCCGGCATCGGCCGGCTGTTCGAGCAGCACGGCTTCCGGCTGGTCGGCCCAAAGGAGATCGCGCCCGAGCTGATCATGCCGCTCGGCCCGCTCGGCAGCTGCCTGCCCAGCGAACAGGACCGCGCCGATATCGCGCTTGGGCTTGCTTTGCTCAATGCCACGAGCCCCTTCGACATCGGCCAGGCCGTGGTCGTGGCCAACAATCACGTGCTTGCGGTCGAAGGCCCCGAAGGCACCGACCGCACATTGGCCCGCGTGGCGGAGTTGCGCCGCAACGGCCGGTTCCGCTCGTCCTCGGGTGCCGGCGTTCTGATCAAGGCCGCCAAGGTCGGCCAGGATCAGCGCATCGATCTGCCGACCATCGGACCGCGGACCATCGAGGGCGCGGCCGCGGCGGGGCTCGCCGGCGTCGCCGTCGTGGCCGGCTCCACCATCGTGGCCGAGCCTGAGCTGATCGCCGCAACGGCCGATCGCGCGAAACTGTTCGTCACCGGCGTCGAAGCGAGCGGGGTCTCCGTCCCATGA
- the lpxA gene encoding acyl-ACP--UDP-N-acetylglucosamine O-acyltransferase, whose protein sequence is MPRIDPSSRVADGAKLADDVEVGPFCTVGPGVELRAGVRLLSHVNVTGVTTIGERTVVYPFASLGTPPQSTGYRGGATRLTVGADCQLREGVTISTGTEDAGWVTSVGDKCFMMANSHVGHDCHVGDNVTFANGALLGGHVEVGNGVFIGGNAAVHQFCRIGEGAMVGGVSGVTRNIIPFGFAFGPKADLVGLNVVGLRRRKFSRSDLHRIRGAYQALFFGAETFAERFERISAEYASDPVISRIVTFIREAGKRPLMMPAAGDAGGSDPDL, encoded by the coding sequence ATGCCACGGATCGATCCCTCATCGCGCGTCGCAGACGGCGCCAAGCTTGCCGATGATGTCGAGGTCGGTCCGTTCTGCACCGTTGGGCCGGGCGTGGAATTGCGCGCAGGCGTGCGGCTCCTGTCCCACGTCAATGTCACCGGCGTGACCACCATCGGAGAGCGGACCGTGGTCTATCCGTTCGCCTCGCTCGGCACGCCGCCGCAATCGACCGGCTATCGCGGCGGCGCCACGCGCCTCACCGTCGGCGCCGATTGCCAGCTCCGCGAGGGTGTCACCATCTCGACCGGCACCGAAGACGCTGGCTGGGTCACCAGCGTCGGCGACAAGTGTTTCATGATGGCGAATTCTCACGTCGGCCACGATTGCCATGTCGGCGACAATGTCACCTTCGCCAACGGTGCTTTGCTCGGCGGCCACGTCGAGGTCGGCAACGGCGTGTTCATCGGCGGCAACGCCGCCGTGCATCAGTTTTGCCGGATCGGCGAGGGCGCCATGGTGGGCGGCGTGAGCGGCGTCACCCGCAACATCATTCCGTTCGGCTTCGCGTTCGGTCCGAAAGCCGACCTGGTCGGATTGAACGTTGTCGGTCTCAGGCGCCGGAAATTCTCCCGAAGCGATCTCCATCGCATTCGCGGCGCCTACCAGGCGCTGTTTTTTGGCGCGGAAACCTTCGCAGAGCGCTTCGAACGGATCAGTGCCGAATACGCAAGCGACCCGGTGATCAGCAGGATCGTGACCTTCATCCGCGAAGCCGGAAAGCGTCCATTGATGATGCCGGCCGCAGGTGACGCGGGAGGGTCCGACCCGGACCTCTGA
- the fabZ gene encoding 3-hydroxyacyl-ACP dehydratase FabZ encodes MSGETVDAIGIHEILAALPHRYPFLMIDKVIDIRGDEHGIGIKNVTVNEPQFLGHFPSTPVMPGVLMLEGMAQTAGVLCIRSLPGEVKPTLVYFLTIDKAKFRKPVIPGDRIEYHMTRLKRRKNMWWYRGEAKVDGELVAEAELGAMIAEA; translated from the coding sequence ATGAGCGGCGAGACGGTTGACGCCATCGGCATTCACGAGATTCTCGCCGCGTTGCCGCACCGCTATCCGTTCCTCATGATCGATAAGGTCATCGACATCCGCGGCGACGAGCACGGCATCGGCATCAAGAACGTCACCGTCAACGAGCCGCAGTTCCTCGGCCACTTTCCGAGCACGCCCGTGATGCCGGGGGTGCTGATGCTCGAAGGCATGGCGCAGACCGCGGGCGTGCTCTGCATCCGGTCGCTGCCCGGCGAGGTCAAGCCGACGCTGGTCTATTTCCTGACCATCGACAAAGCCAAGTTCCGCAAGCCGGTGATCCCCGGCGACCGGATCGAGTACCACATGACCCGCCTCAAGCGGCGCAAGAACATGTGGTGGTACCGCGGCGAAGCCAAGGTCGACGGCGAGCTCGTCGCCGAGGCCGAGCTCGGCGCGATGATCGCAGAGGCCTGA
- the gltA gene encoding citrate synthase, with amino-acid sequence MDAKTGTNTKTGTLTVGDKSWSFPIYPGTIGPDVIDIGKLYAQSGMFTFDPGFTSTGACESKITYIDGDEGVLLYRGVPIEQIAEHGDFLETCYLLLYGELPTATQKADFDYRVNRHTMVHEQMSRFFQGFRRDAHPMAVMTGSVGALSAFYHDSTDITDPTQRMIASIRMIAKMPTLAAMAYKYNIGQPFVYPQNDLDYATNFLRMCFAVPAEEYKPNPVLARAMDRIFILHADHEQNASTSTVRLAGSTGANPFACIAAGIAALWGPAHGGANEAALKMLGEIGTVDRIPEFIKRAKDPKDNFRLMGFGHRVYKNYDPRAKLMQKTAHEVLSETGHRDDPLLQVALELEKIALHDEYFIEKKLYPNVDFYSGITLKAMGFPTTMFTVLFAVARAVGWIAQWKEMIEDPGQRIGRPRQLYTGEAKRDYTPISRRK; translated from the coding sequence ATGGATGCGAAAACCGGCACCAACACCAAGACCGGAACGCTGACCGTCGGTGACAAAAGCTGGTCATTCCCGATCTATCCGGGGACGATCGGGCCGGATGTGATCGACATCGGCAAGCTGTATGCCCAGTCCGGCATGTTTACGTTCGACCCTGGCTTCACGTCGACCGGGGCTTGCGAATCCAAGATCACCTACATCGACGGCGACGAGGGCGTGCTGCTCTATCGCGGCGTGCCAATCGAGCAGATCGCCGAGCACGGCGACTTCCTCGAGACCTGCTATCTTTTGCTCTACGGGGAACTGCCGACCGCCACCCAGAAGGCGGACTTCGACTATCGCGTGAACCGTCACACGATGGTGCACGAACAGATGAGCCGGTTCTTCCAGGGCTTCCGCCGCGACGCTCATCCGATGGCGGTGATGACCGGATCGGTCGGCGCCCTGTCGGCGTTCTATCACGACTCCACCGACATCACCGATCCGACGCAGCGCATGATCGCGTCGATCCGCATGATCGCGAAGATGCCGACGCTCGCTGCGATGGCCTACAAGTACAACATCGGCCAGCCGTTCGTTTATCCGCAGAACGATCTCGACTACGCGACCAACTTCCTGCGCATGTGCTTTGCGGTTCCGGCCGAGGAGTACAAGCCCAATCCGGTGCTGGCGCGGGCGATGGACCGCATCTTCATTCTGCACGCCGACCACGAGCAGAATGCCTCGACCTCGACGGTCCGCCTCGCCGGCTCGACCGGCGCAAACCCGTTCGCCTGCATCGCCGCCGGTATCGCGGCGCTGTGGGGACCCGCGCACGGCGGCGCCAACGAAGCGGCGCTGAAGATGCTGGGTGAGATCGGCACTGTCGATCGCATCCCGGAGTTCATCAAGCGCGCCAAGGACCCGAAGGACAATTTCCGTCTGATGGGCTTCGGCCACCGCGTCTACAAGAACTACGACCCGCGCGCCAAGCTGATGCAGAAGACCGCGCACGAGGTGTTGAGCGAGACCGGCCACCGCGACGATCCGCTGCTGCAGGTCGCGCTGGAGCTCGAGAAGATCGCCTTGCACGACGAGTACTTCATCGAGAAGAAGCTCTATCCGAACGTCGACTTCTATTCGGGCATCACCCTGAAGGCGATGGGCTTCCCGACCACGATGTTCACCGTGCTGTTCGCAGTGGCGCGCGCGGTCGGCTGGATCGCGCAATGGAAAGAGATGATCGAGGATCCGGGCCAGCGCATCGGCCGTCCGCGTCAGCTCTACACCGGCGAAGCCAAGCGGGACTACACGCCGATCTCGCGCCGCAAGTAA